In Humulus lupulus chromosome 6, drHumLupu1.1, whole genome shotgun sequence, a single genomic region encodes these proteins:
- the LOC133782360 gene encoding grpE protein homolog 2, mitochondrial-like isoform X1: protein MFVSRVLARVSRRTIPTSSLLLSSPQTNHLSNLSNQFHSLVNESSIKLAPGQVSLFHLSSSPFQRFGFASSASPETSEKEHGSNSENNGDAKVSSQAASEQSDVADQTKESGSISDSQSTMSNNVKTRRRTKRTAFSDSDSDEDLSVDDLVKLVAEKEELLKQKHKEIEKMQDKVLRSYAEMENVMDRTRREAENSKKFAIQNFAKSLLDVADNLGRASSVVKESFSKIDTSKDSSGAAPLLKTLLEGVEMTEKQLVEVFRKYGLEKYDPTNEPFDPHRHNAVFQLQDASKPPGTVAVVLKSGYMLYDRVVRPAEVGVTQEVENDSADKE from the exons ATGTTCGTTTCTAGGGTTTTAGCTCGCGTCTCCAGGAGGACCATCCCCACGAGCTCCTTGCTCCTCTCTTCTCCACAAACTAACCACCTTTCGAATCTCTCCAATCAGTTTCATTCCCTTGTCAACGAATCCTCCATCAAG ttGGCTCCTGGCCAGGTCTCTCTATTCCATCTGAGTTCTTCTCCCTTTCAAAGATTTGGTTTTGCTTCTTCTGCGTCCCCCGAGACTTCTGAAAAAGAACATGGGAGTAATTCAGAGAATAATGGAGATGCTAAAGTCTCCAGTCAAGCCGCCTCTGAGCAGAGTGATGTTGCTGATCAGACAAAAGAATCAGGTTCTATATCAGATTCTCAGTCTACTATGTCTAATAATGTGAAAACAAGGAGAAGAACTAAACGAACAGCATTTTCTGATTCAGATTCCGACGAGGATTTGAGTGTAGATGATCTGGTGAAACTTGTGGCTGAGAAGGAAGAGCTTTTGAAGCAGAAGCATAAAGAGATTGAGAAAATGCAAGATAAAGTCCTCAGAAGCTATGCGGAAATGGAGAATGTCATGGACAGGACACGACGTGAAGCAGAGAACTCGAAAAAATTTGCCATTCAG AATTTTGCAAAGAGTCTACTTGATGTTGCAGACAATTTGGGACGAGCTTCTTCAGTTGTCAAAGAAAGCTTTTCAAAGATTGACACATCTAAGGATTCATCTGGGGCTGCTCCACTTTTAAAAACACTTCTAGAGGGTGTTGAAATGACAGAAAAACAACTTGTAGAG GTATTTAGAAAGTATGGACTAGAAAAATATGACCCTACTAATGAGCCATTTGATCCACATAGACATAATGCGGTATTCCAACTTCAAGATGCTTCTAAACCTCCGGGAACTGTAGCTGTGGTTCTGAAG TCCGGTTACATGCTTTATGATAGAGTTGTTCGGCCAGCTGAAGTTGGTGTAACTCAAGAAGTAGAGAATGATTCAGCTGATAAGGAATGA
- the LOC133782360 gene encoding grpE protein homolog 2, mitochondrial-like isoform X2, protein MFVSRVLARVSRRTIPTSSLLLSSPQTNHLSNLSNQFHSLVNESSIKLAPGQVSLFHLSSSPFQRFGFASSASPETSEKEHGSNSENNGDAKVSSQAASEQSDVADQTKESDSDEDLSVDDLVKLVAEKEELLKQKHKEIEKMQDKVLRSYAEMENVMDRTRREAENSKKFAIQNFAKSLLDVADNLGRASSVVKESFSKIDTSKDSSGAAPLLKTLLEGVEMTEKQLVEVFRKYGLEKYDPTNEPFDPHRHNAVFQLQDASKPPGTVAVVLKSGYMLYDRVVRPAEVGVTQEVENDSADKE, encoded by the exons ATGTTCGTTTCTAGGGTTTTAGCTCGCGTCTCCAGGAGGACCATCCCCACGAGCTCCTTGCTCCTCTCTTCTCCACAAACTAACCACCTTTCGAATCTCTCCAATCAGTTTCATTCCCTTGTCAACGAATCCTCCATCAAG ttGGCTCCTGGCCAGGTCTCTCTATTCCATCTGAGTTCTTCTCCCTTTCAAAGATTTGGTTTTGCTTCTTCTGCGTCCCCCGAGACTTCTGAAAAAGAACATGGGAGTAATTCAGAGAATAATGGAGATGCTAAAGTCTCCAGTCAAGCCGCCTCTGAGCAGAGTGATGTTGCTGATCAGACAAAAGAATCAG ATTCCGACGAGGATTTGAGTGTAGATGATCTGGTGAAACTTGTGGCTGAGAAGGAAGAGCTTTTGAAGCAGAAGCATAAAGAGATTGAGAAAATGCAAGATAAAGTCCTCAGAAGCTATGCGGAAATGGAGAATGTCATGGACAGGACACGACGTGAAGCAGAGAACTCGAAAAAATTTGCCATTCAG AATTTTGCAAAGAGTCTACTTGATGTTGCAGACAATTTGGGACGAGCTTCTTCAGTTGTCAAAGAAAGCTTTTCAAAGATTGACACATCTAAGGATTCATCTGGGGCTGCTCCACTTTTAAAAACACTTCTAGAGGGTGTTGAAATGACAGAAAAACAACTTGTAGAG GTATTTAGAAAGTATGGACTAGAAAAATATGACCCTACTAATGAGCCATTTGATCCACATAGACATAATGCGGTATTCCAACTTCAAGATGCTTCTAAACCTCCGGGAACTGTAGCTGTGGTTCTGAAG TCCGGTTACATGCTTTATGATAGAGTTGTTCGGCCAGCTGAAGTTGGTGTAACTCAAGAAGTAGAGAATGATTCAGCTGATAAGGAATGA
- the LOC133782361 gene encoding uncharacterized protein LOC133782361, translating into MEGVGSRLGRASSRYGPAATVFNGPVRKWKKKWVQVSSSSSSTLNAYSHNPQSQSNGTPTPRLLLCRWTPTNTTSAAAADGCGGAQVEEPPRRKFRYTPIAVLEEQKRVAEKKMEDEEKTNEMVDHSTTGPTTMSDEKHGKPNTDDVLKEETDVTEMNGVQDSNLSTLDLGLGLNSPNDNSDDVDETKESSVLQSMDEA; encoded by the exons ATGGAGGGAGTTGGGTCACGATTGGGCCGAGCATCCTCCCGGTACGGCCCAGCAGCCACCGTCTTCAACGGCCCAGTTCGGAAGTGGAAGAAGAAATGGGTCCAagtctcctcttcttcttcttcaacccTCAACGCTTACAGCCACAACCCTCAATCACAATCCAATGGCACCCCCACCCCCCGCCTCCTCCTCTGCCGATGGACTCCCACCAACACTACCTCTGCCGCCGCTGCCGACGGCTGCGGCGGAGCGCAGGTGGAAGAGCCGCCGCGGAGGAAGTTTCGATATACTCCT ATTGCTGTGCTGGAGGAACAGAAGAGGGTGGCTGAGAAAAAGATGGAAGATGAAGAGAAAACAAATGAGATGGTGGACCATTCGACAACTGGGCCAACAACCATGAGTGATGAGAAGCATGGAAAGCCAAATACCGATGATGTTTTGAAGGAAGAAACCGAT GTAACAGAGATGAATGGAGTCCAGGATTCAAACCTGAGCACTTTGGATTTGGGATTGGGCCTAAACAGCCCCAATGACAACTCGGATGACGTTGACGAGACCAAGGAGTCTAGCGTGCTTCAGTCAATGGATGAGGCGTAG
- the LOC133785292 gene encoding uncharacterized protein LOC133785292: protein MGILVITKYLLLPKIKRKQLLLVLMNLEKVLTRCEESNLVLDWEKCHFMVSEGIVLGHKISSKGIEVDRSKVSTIENLPSTISVKGVQSFLGHAGFYRRFIKDFSKISKPLSALLMNGVQFNFDADCQRAFNTLKEKLIISLIVFTRTYLIGNKVIVYTDHSAIKYLMTKKDAKSPLIQWVLLLQEFDMEIHDKKGIENLVADHLSRLELEEDPNKKNLQIDDNFPDEQLFFNAEEERLPWFADYDEPILFRHCANQVIRRCIREEEMLSILTHYHTLHCGGHFGGTRTAAKVLQCGFYWPTLFKDANVFVKICDRFQRTGNISRRDQMPMTGILEVELFNVWGIDFMGLFPPSYNNKYIFLAVDYVSKWVEVVATPNCDGKEVLKFLHKIIFTRFGTPRAIISDRGSHFCNKSFTSLCARNEVHHRKALFYHPLATGQAEVSNREIKSILEKTVNTSKNDWSKKLDDSLWAYRTAFKTLIEFLWKF, encoded by the exons aTGGGTATTCTAGTTATCACCAAATACCTATTGCTCCCaaagatcaagagaaaacaacttttactTGTCCTTATG AATTTGGAGAAGGTGTTAACAAGATGCGAAGAATCTAATTTGGTCCTGGattgggaaaaatgtcactttatggtgagtGAAGGAATTGTTTTGGGGCATAAGATTTCAAGCAAGGGAATAGAAGTAGATCGTTCGAAGGTTTCAACAATTGAGAACTTGCCTTCTACGATTTCAGTTAAGGGTGTTCAGAGTTTTCTTGGCCACGCTGGATTTTATAGGAGATTTATTAAAGATTTCTCCAAGATTTCTAAACCCCTGTCTGCTCTATTAATGAATGGAGTACAGTTTAATTTTGATGCTGATTGTCAAAGAGCTTTCAATACTTTGAAAGAGAAACTGATTATTTCACTGATTGTG TTCACAAG GACATACTTAATTGGTAATAAGGTTATTGTCTACACAGACCATTCTGCTATTaagtaccttatgaccaagaaggatgcAAAATCTCCTTTAATTCAATGGGTCCTTTTATTGCAAGAGTTTGACATGGAAATTCATGATAAAAAAGGGATAGAGAATTTAGTTGCAGACCATCTATCTAGATTGGAATTAGAAGAAGATCCTAATAAGAAAAATCTACAAATTGATGACAACTTTccagatgaacagttattttttaATGCTGAAGAAGAAAGGCTACCATGGTTCGCAGattat GATGAGCCCATTCTTTTTCGTCATTGTGCTAACCaagtaattagaagatgcatcCGAGAAGAAGAAATGTTGTCCATCCTTACTCATTATCATACTTTGCATTGTGGCGGTCATTTCGGAGGAACAAGAACAGCAGCAAAAGttttgcaatgtgggttttattggcctacattatttaaagatgctaatgtcTTTGTCAAGATTTGTGATCGTTTTCAAAGAACCGGtaatatatcaagaagagatcaaatgccaatgactggTATTCTAGAAGTTGAGTTGTTTAATGTGTGgggaatagactttatgggactgTTCCCACCATCTTATAATAACAAGTACATTTTTCTTGCGGTGgactatgtttctaaatgggtagaagttGTAGCAACTCCTAATTGTGATGGTAAAGAGGTACTTAAATTCCTTCACAAAATTATTTTTACCCGGTTCGGTACTCCAAGGGCAATTATTAGTGATAGAGGGAGTCATTTTTGCAACAAGTCCTTTACTTCTCTTTGTGCTCGTAACGAAGTTCATCATCGAAAGGCGTTATTTTACCATCCACTTGCAACTGGTCAAGCTGAAGTGTCAAATCGGGAGATTAAAAGCATCTTGGAAAAGACTGTAAATACATCAAAGAATGATTGGTCGAAAAAACTTgatgattcactttgggcttatcgcacagcATTCAAGACTCTGAtcg AGTTTCTGTggaaattctag